One Rubripirellula amarantea DNA segment encodes these proteins:
- a CDS encoding AAA family ATPase → MSDLTSQAEHPQLSSEEIRVASEPFRRIVAEVGKVVVGQEILIRRMLTALLAGGHLLIEGVPGLAKTTAVSSLAKAVQTDFQRLQFTPDLLPADLIGTQVYRPQDQAFVVQKGPIFSNLILADEINRAPAKVQSALLEAMQERQVTIGSETFPLAEPFLVMATQNPVEQEGTYPLPEAQMDRFLMKVVVDYPNRDEELLILRRMSKTDKTIALNAVTSPEEILSARKYVDRIHVSAAIEEYIVDLVMASRKPVAYGLQLEGFIQFGASPRATINLTLSAKVEAFLDGRSFVTPQDVKAIAMDVLRHRITVTYEAEAEEMTSEMIVQTILDGVRIP, encoded by the coding sequence ATGTCTGATCTGACCTCACAAGCTGAGCACCCTCAACTTTCCAGCGAAGAGATACGAGTGGCGAGCGAGCCGTTTCGGCGTATCGTCGCCGAGGTTGGCAAAGTCGTTGTCGGCCAAGAGATCCTGATACGCCGCATGCTAACGGCATTACTGGCTGGTGGTCACCTATTGATCGAAGGCGTGCCGGGGCTTGCAAAAACAACGGCTGTTTCATCGCTTGCCAAGGCAGTGCAAACCGACTTCCAGCGATTGCAGTTCACGCCTGACTTGTTGCCCGCCGACCTCATCGGAACTCAAGTCTATCGCCCCCAGGATCAAGCCTTTGTCGTCCAGAAAGGTCCTATCTTTTCAAACCTGATTCTGGCCGACGAAATCAATCGTGCTCCGGCCAAGGTGCAAAGTGCATTGCTTGAAGCGATGCAGGAACGCCAAGTCACGATCGGTAGCGAGACATTCCCACTCGCCGAGCCTTTCTTAGTGATGGCGACGCAGAACCCAGTTGAACAGGAAGGGACCTATCCGTTACCGGAAGCTCAAATGGATCGCTTCTTGATGAAGGTCGTCGTTGATTACCCCAATCGCGATGAAGAGCTGTTAATTCTGAGGCGAATGTCAAAGACCGATAAAACGATCGCACTTAACGCAGTCACGTCCCCCGAGGAAATTCTTTCGGCAAGAAAATACGTCGACCGAATTCACGTCAGCGCCGCAATCGAAGAATACATCGTTGACTTGGTAATGGCTTCGCGGAAACCGGTAGCTTACGGCTTGCAATTGGAAGGTTTTATTCAGTTTGGTGCCTCACCCCGAGCCACCATCAACCTGACCCTATCCGCTAAAGTTGAAGCCTTCCTTGACGGGCGTAGCTTTGTCACCCCACAAGACGTCAAAGCCATCGCGATGGATGTGTTGCGACATCGGATTACGGTTACCTACGAAGCCGAAGCTGAAGAAATGACATCGGAAATGATCGTACAAACGATCCTCGATGGCGTGCGAATCCCATGA
- a CDS encoding DUF58 domain-containing protein, with product MIPADVIRNIRRIQIKSSHIVDDLLVGRWHSAFKGRGMEFEEVRPYQVGDDVRSIDWNVTARAGEPFIKLFREEREMSVVLLVDISRSQDFGSVHQTKRQLVTELAATLAFSAIKNNDKVGLTMFSDMIEQSLPPRQGSRHVLRIIRELLYTDPVGTRTDITAALEHLGRTSRRRRVVFLISDFQDQGYEQALKVMRRKHDIIPVLVRDKRESELPAMGLVALRSPETGQIVEVDTTSRQCRARFHAMMIDKQKRTDQMLSRLRLEPIRLETGGDMIEPLTRYFDRRQAKA from the coding sequence ATGATCCCCGCCGATGTCATTCGCAACATTCGTCGAATCCAAATCAAGTCGTCTCATATCGTTGACGACTTGCTTGTCGGTCGTTGGCATTCCGCGTTCAAAGGCCGCGGAATGGAATTCGAAGAAGTGCGTCCTTATCAAGTGGGTGACGACGTTCGCTCGATTGACTGGAACGTGACCGCTCGGGCCGGTGAACCGTTCATCAAACTGTTTCGTGAAGAACGCGAAATGTCAGTCGTCCTACTCGTTGACATCAGCCGTTCGCAAGATTTTGGCAGCGTCCATCAAACCAAACGACAACTGGTGACGGAGTTAGCGGCTACTCTCGCCTTCAGCGCCATCAAGAACAATGACAAGGTCGGACTGACCATGTTCTCGGACATGATCGAACAGTCGTTGCCTCCGAGGCAGGGTTCCCGTCACGTTCTTCGGATCATACGCGAACTGCTCTACACCGATCCGGTAGGGACTCGCACCGACATTACCGCAGCGCTTGAACATCTTGGTCGCACGAGTCGTCGACGACGTGTTGTCTTCTTAATCAGTGACTTTCAAGACCAGGGGTACGAACAAGCATTGAAGGTGATGCGACGAAAGCACGACATCATCCCCGTCCTTGTTCGAGACAAACGGGAAAGTGAACTTCCCGCGATGGGCTTGGTGGCTCTTCGCAGTCCAGAAACGGGTCAGATTGTTGAAGTGGACACAACGAGCCGACAATGCCGGGCAAGATTCCACGCGATGATGATTGACAAGCAAAAACGTACCGACCAGATGCTATCCCGATTGCGTCTCGAACCCATTCGGCTTGAGACAGGCGGCGACATGATCGAGCCGCTGACACGCTACTTTGATCGACGTCAAGCCAAGGCATGA